TCAACCGCACCGGGGGGATGTGCCCGCGCTGCGAGGGGCGCGGGCAGGTCAGCGACATCGACCTGGCGGCGCTCTACGACGACTCCCTGTCCCTCAACGAGGGCGCCCTGACGATCCCCGGCTACTCGATGGAGGGCTGGTACGGCCGGATCTACCGCGGGTGCGGGTTCTTCGACCCCGACAAGCCGATCGCGAAGTACGGGAAGAAGGAGCTGCAGGACCTCCTGCACCGCGAACCGACCAAGATCAAGGTCGACGGCATCAACCTGACCTACGTCGGCCTGATCCCGGCGATCAAGAAGTCCTTCCTGGCCAAGGACATCGACGCGGTCCAGCCGCACATCCGTGCGTTCATCGAGCGCGCGGTGACCTTCCAGACCTGCCCGGACTGCGACGGCACCCGGCTCACCGCCCTGGCGCGTTCCGCGAAGATCGCCGGGCGCGACATCGCCGAGCTCTGCGCGATGCAGATCAGCGACCTCGCCGACTGGGTGCGCGACCTCGAGGAGCCGACCGTGGCCCCGCTTCTCACCGGGCTGCGCCACCTGCTCGACTCCTTCACCGAGATCGGGCTCGGCTACCTGTCGCTGGAGCGGCCCTCGGGCACGCTCTCGGGCGGGGAGGCGCAGCGCACCAAGATGATCCGCCACCTCGGCTCCGCGCTGACGGACGTCACCTACGTCTTCGACGAGCCCACCATCGGCCTGCACCCCCACGACATCGAGCGGATGAACGCGCTGCTGCTGCAGCTGCGCGACAAGGGCAACACCGTGCTGGTCGTCGAGCACAAGCCCGAGACGATCGTGCACGCCGACCACGTCGTCGACCTCGGCCCCGGCGCGGGCAGCCACGGGGGAGAGGTGGTCTACGAGGGCAGCGTCGAGGGGCTGCGCGCCAGCGGCACCCTGACCGGGCGCCACCTCGACGACCGGGCCCGGCTCAAGGAGTCGGTGCGCACCCCCACCGGTGCGCTGCAGGTCCGTGCCGCCCGCACCCACAACCTGCGCGGCGTCGACGTCGACGTGCCGCTGGGGGTCCTGGTCGTCATCACCGGCGTGGCCGGCTCCGGCAAGAGCTCCCTCGTCGACGGCTCGCTGCTGCCGCTGGCCGACGCCGAGGGCGGGCCCGGGGTGGTGGCGGTCGACCAGGCCCCGATCCGCGGGTCGCGGCGCAGCAACCCGGCGACCTACACGGGGCTGCTGGACCCGGTGCGCAAGGCCTTCGCCAAGGCCAACGGGGTCAAGCCGGGGCTCTTCAGCCCCAACTCCGACGGCGCCTGCCCCGGCTGCAACGGCGCCGGGGTCGTCTACACGGACCTGGCGATCATGGCCGGGGTCGCGACCCCGTGCGAGGAGTGCGAGGGCCGCCGCTTCCAGGCCGCCGTCCTCGAGCACCGCCTGGGGGGACGCGACATCAGCGAGGTGCTGGCGATGTCGGTCGACGAGGCTGCGGAGTTCTTCGCCGACGGCGAGGCCCGGACCCCCGCGGCGCACGCCGTGCTGGAGCGCCTGGTCGACGTCGGCCTGGGCTACCTCACCCTGGGCCAGCCGCTGCCCACGCTGTCGGGCGGGGAGCGGCAGCGCCTCAAGCTCGCCACGCACATGAAGAGCAAGGAAGGGGTGCTGGTCCTCGACGAGCCCACCACCGGCCTGCACCTGGCCGACGTCGAGCAGCTGCTCGCCCTCCTCGACCGGCTGGTCGACGGCGGCCGCTCGGTGGTCGTCGTCGAGCACCACCAGGCCGTGATGGCCCACGCCGACTGGATCCTCGACCTGGGCCCCGGGGCCGGTCACGACGGCGGCCGCCTGGTCTTCGAGGGCACCCCCGCCGACCTCGTGGCCGGTGCCGGCACGCTCACCGGCCAGCACCTCGCGGCGTACACCCGCTGACCCGGCCCGGATATCGCTCCCACCCGGCCCGGATGTCTCGCCGAGCAGGGGCCGTCGTCTAGGTTCCT
This Nocardioides dokdonensis FR1436 DNA region includes the following protein-coding sequences:
- a CDS encoding ATP-binding cassette domain-containing protein, with the protein product MAPRETDHQGEPAADRHDLIRVQGARVNNLRDVSVDLPKRRLTVFTGVSGSGKSSLVFGTVAAESQRLINETYSTFVQGFMPTLARPEVDVLEGLTTAIIVDQERLGANPRSTVGTVTDAHAMLRILFSRLGRPHVGPPGAFSFNTASVSASGGITVERGEGRTRTEKVTFNRTGGMCPRCEGRGQVSDIDLAALYDDSLSLNEGALTIPGYSMEGWYGRIYRGCGFFDPDKPIAKYGKKELQDLLHREPTKIKVDGINLTYVGLIPAIKKSFLAKDIDAVQPHIRAFIERAVTFQTCPDCDGTRLTALARSAKIAGRDIAELCAMQISDLADWVRDLEEPTVAPLLTGLRHLLDSFTEIGLGYLSLERPSGTLSGGEAQRTKMIRHLGSALTDVTYVFDEPTIGLHPHDIERMNALLLQLRDKGNTVLVVEHKPETIVHADHVVDLGPGAGSHGGEVVYEGSVEGLRASGTLTGRHLDDRARLKESVRTPTGALQVRAARTHNLRGVDVDVPLGVLVVITGVAGSGKSSLVDGSLLPLADAEGGPGVVAVDQAPIRGSRRSNPATYTGLLDPVRKAFAKANGVKPGLFSPNSDGACPGCNGAGVVYTDLAIMAGVATPCEECEGRRFQAAVLEHRLGGRDISEVLAMSVDEAAEFFADGEARTPAAHAVLERLVDVGLGYLTLGQPLPTLSGGERQRLKLATHMKSKEGVLVLDEPTTGLHLADVEQLLALLDRLVDGGRSVVVVEHHQAVMAHADWILDLGPGAGHDGGRLVFEGTPADLVAGAGTLTGQHLAAYTR